A section of the Maylandia zebra isolate NMK-2024a linkage group LG8, Mzebra_GT3a, whole genome shotgun sequence genome encodes:
- the cdk5r1b gene encoding cyclin-dependent kinase 5 activator 1b isoform X1, giving the protein MGTVLSLSPSYRKSALFEDGPATVGHYTAVQNSKNAKDKNLKRHSLINVLPWKRIVAVSAKKKGSKKVQPNGTYQNNVTHLNNENLKKSQSCANLSTFTQDQSTPALTKNSNTTTSSVKKAPLTNSNVAPGTPKRVIVQASTSELLRCLGDFLCRRCYRLKHLSPTDPVLWLRSVDRSLLLQGWQDQGFITPANVVFVYMLCRDVVSSEVATEHELQAVLLTCLYLSYSYMGNEISYPLKPFLVESSKETFWDRCLSIINLMSAKMLQINSDPHYFTQVFADLKNESQKEEERSRLLIGLDRRVRAIA; this is encoded by the coding sequence ATGGGAACCGTGCTATCTTTGTCACCTAGCTACAGAAAGTCGGCTCTGTTTGAAGATGGACCAGCCACCGTGGGCCACTACACAGCTGTCCAGAACAGCAAGAACGCCAAAGACAAGAACCTGAAGCGCCACTCGCTCATCAACGTGCTCCCCTGGAAGCGGATCGTAGCGGTGTCAGCAAAGAAGAAAGGCTCCAAGAAGGTGCAGCCCAACGGCACCTACCAGAACAATGTTACCCACCTGAACAACGAGAACCTGAAGAAGTCGCAGTCATGCGCCAACCTGTCCACCTTCACCCAGGATCAGAGCACTCCAGCTCTCACCAAGAACTCCAACACAACGACATCGTCTGTCAAGAAGGCCCCCCTGACAAACTCCAATGTGGCCCCTGGCACCCCTAAGAGAGTGATCGTCCAGGCCTCCACCAGTGAGCTGCTGCGTTGCCTTGGGGACTTTCTGTGCCGACGTTGTTACCGGCTGAAGCACCTGTCACCCACTGACCCAGTGCTGTGGCTGCGAAGTGTTGACCGCTCCCTGCTGCTCCAGGGTTGGCAGGACCAGGGATTCATCACCCCCGCCAATGTGGTCTTTGTCTACATGCTGTGCCGCGATGTGGTCTCCTCTGAAGTGGCCACGGAGCACGAGCTGCAAGCCGTGCTGCTCACCTGCCTCTACCTGTCTTACTCCTACATGGGCAATGAAATCTCTTACCCACTCAAGCCTTTCTTGGTTGAGAGCTCCAAGGAGACCTTCTGGGACCGCTGCCTGTCCATTATCAACCTGATGAGCGCCAAGATGCTGCAGATCAACTCTGACCCGCACTACTTCACTCAAGTGTTCGCCGACCTGAAGAACGAGAgccagaaggaggaggagaggagccgCCTGCTCATCGGCCTGGACCG
- the cdk5r1b gene encoding cyclin-dependent kinase 5 activator 1b isoform X2, which produces MGTVLSLSPSYRKSALFEDGPATVGHYTAVQNSKNAKDKNLKRHSLINVLPWKRIVAVSAKKKGSKKVQPNGTYQNNVTHLNNENLKKSQSCANLSTFTQDQSTPALTKNSNTTTSSVKKAPLTNSNVAPGTPKRVIVQASTSELLRCLGDFLCRRCYRLKHLSPTDPVLWLRSVDRSLLLQGWQDQGFITPANVVFVYMLCRDVVSSEVATEHELQAVLLTCLYLSYSYMGNEISYPLKPFLVESSKETFWDRCLSIINLMSAKMLQINSDPHYFTQVFADLKNESQKEEERSRLLIGLDR; this is translated from the coding sequence ATGGGAACCGTGCTATCTTTGTCACCTAGCTACAGAAAGTCGGCTCTGTTTGAAGATGGACCAGCCACCGTGGGCCACTACACAGCTGTCCAGAACAGCAAGAACGCCAAAGACAAGAACCTGAAGCGCCACTCGCTCATCAACGTGCTCCCCTGGAAGCGGATCGTAGCGGTGTCAGCAAAGAAGAAAGGCTCCAAGAAGGTGCAGCCCAACGGCACCTACCAGAACAATGTTACCCACCTGAACAACGAGAACCTGAAGAAGTCGCAGTCATGCGCCAACCTGTCCACCTTCACCCAGGATCAGAGCACTCCAGCTCTCACCAAGAACTCCAACACAACGACATCGTCTGTCAAGAAGGCCCCCCTGACAAACTCCAATGTGGCCCCTGGCACCCCTAAGAGAGTGATCGTCCAGGCCTCCACCAGTGAGCTGCTGCGTTGCCTTGGGGACTTTCTGTGCCGACGTTGTTACCGGCTGAAGCACCTGTCACCCACTGACCCAGTGCTGTGGCTGCGAAGTGTTGACCGCTCCCTGCTGCTCCAGGGTTGGCAGGACCAGGGATTCATCACCCCCGCCAATGTGGTCTTTGTCTACATGCTGTGCCGCGATGTGGTCTCCTCTGAAGTGGCCACGGAGCACGAGCTGCAAGCCGTGCTGCTCACCTGCCTCTACCTGTCTTACTCCTACATGGGCAATGAAATCTCTTACCCACTCAAGCCTTTCTTGGTTGAGAGCTCCAAGGAGACCTTCTGGGACCGCTGCCTGTCCATTATCAACCTGATGAGCGCCAAGATGCTGCAGATCAACTCTGACCCGCACTACTTCACTCAAGTGTTCGCCGACCTGAAGAACGAGAgccagaaggaggaggagaggagccgCCTGCTCATCGGCCTGGACCGGTGA